A section of the Cryobacterium soli genome encodes:
- a CDS encoding carbohydrate ABC transporter permease translates to MTTASVLHAPDDAPGEAPSTGNRPVRQSLIPGSNPQKFWIYLIPGLALLTLIIVIPLVWNVYLTFTDYRGIKPPEWVGLKNWAKLAGDTTFWTSFGNSIAMIVAMVVVPTLLGLVLAAMLFDLIGKKFGGKIASFLRATYYLPQILPGVVAAIVIGWILRPQNGALNQVLEGVGLGGLTHNWLGSPDTALPSIMVIMIWVQLGYPIVIFMAALQRVDPELYEAAELDGANWIQRFRAITVSIIRPEIFVVTLTCTIAALKVFGPIYTLTGGGPGTSTIVPAYYAYSEFFQSQQVGYGATIATALTIVIAAVSVVFLLAQTRLERKEEER, encoded by the coding sequence ATGACGACAGCATCCGTGCTCCATGCACCCGACGATGCGCCCGGCGAGGCTCCGTCGACAGGCAACCGCCCTGTCCGGCAGAGCCTCATCCCGGGAAGCAATCCCCAGAAATTCTGGATATACCTCATTCCGGGACTGGCGCTGCTCACGCTGATCATCGTGATCCCGCTGGTGTGGAACGTGTACCTCACCTTCACCGACTACCGCGGAATCAAGCCGCCGGAGTGGGTAGGCCTGAAGAACTGGGCCAAGCTCGCCGGCGACACCACCTTCTGGACCTCGTTCGGCAACTCGATCGCCATGATCGTCGCCATGGTCGTCGTGCCCACCCTGCTCGGCCTGGTGCTGGCCGCCATGCTCTTCGACCTGATCGGCAAGAAGTTCGGCGGCAAGATCGCCAGCTTCCTGCGCGCCACCTACTACCTTCCGCAGATCCTGCCCGGCGTCGTCGCCGCGATCGTGATCGGCTGGATCCTGCGCCCGCAGAACGGCGCGCTCAACCAGGTGCTCGAGGGTGTGGGCCTGGGCGGCCTCACCCACAACTGGCTCGGCAGCCCCGACACCGCCCTGCCCAGCATCATGGTCATCATGATCTGGGTGCAGCTGGGCTACCCGATCGTCATCTTCATGGCCGCGCTGCAGCGCGTCGACCCCGAGCTCTACGAGGCGGCCGAACTCGACGGTGCCAACTGGATCCAACGGTTCCGCGCCATCACGGTCAGCATCATCCGCCCCGAGATTTTCGTGGTCACCCTCACCTGCACGATCGCGGCGCTCAAGGTCTTCGGCCCGATCTACACCCTCACCGGCGGCGGGCCCGGAACATCCACCATCGTGCCCGCGTACTACGCGTACAGCGAGTTCTTCCAGTCCCAGCAGGTGGGATACGGCGCGACCATCGCGACCGCCCTCACCATCGTCATCGCCGCCGTCTCGGTCGTCTTCCTCCTCGCCCAGACCCGACTCGAGCGTAAAGAAGAGGAACGCTAA
- a CDS encoding carbohydrate ABC transporter permease codes for MSQTTILEEPTGPVSAPGARAPRPPAKRKNRSSTTRKTFGDWMILLVAILIGLLIAVPFFLILINSFKSPADYNAAGPLTLPTNLYFDGMVNFWERVNFPEKLWNSFFISSIVAILAVVISLLNAFALGIGRVRGRTWIVLLILLANMLPQEVLLYPLYFMFKSVGLYDNQWAVIIIFVVIQSAFGTYLLASVLGTFPKEILEAASLDGASRWTILYRVVYPITKPTLSVLVIFFFIWTWNEFLIPLTFLVSNASQTVPVSIAVLQGDRLMDVTTTSASALLGLLPTLIFFLIFQRTLTRGITAGAVK; via the coding sequence ATGTCGCAGACCACCATCCTCGAGGAGCCCACCGGTCCCGTCAGCGCCCCCGGCGCGCGGGCCCCGCGGCCCCCGGCCAAGCGGAAGAACCGCAGCAGCACCACCCGCAAGACCTTCGGCGACTGGATGATCCTGCTCGTCGCCATCCTCATCGGCCTGCTCATCGCGGTGCCGTTCTTCCTGATCCTGATCAACTCGTTCAAGTCGCCGGCCGACTACAACGCCGCGGGCCCCCTCACCCTGCCCACCAATCTCTACTTCGACGGCATGGTCAACTTCTGGGAGCGGGTGAACTTTCCGGAGAAGCTCTGGAACAGCTTCTTCATCTCCAGCATCGTGGCCATCCTCGCCGTGGTGATCTCGTTGCTCAACGCGTTCGCGCTGGGCATCGGGCGGGTCCGCGGCCGCACCTGGATCGTGCTGCTGATCCTGCTCGCCAATATGCTGCCGCAGGAAGTGCTGCTCTACCCGCTCTACTTCATGTTCAAGTCGGTGGGCCTGTACGACAACCAGTGGGCCGTCATCATCATCTTCGTGGTGATCCAGAGCGCCTTCGGCACCTACCTACTGGCCAGCGTGCTGGGCACCTTCCCCAAGGAGATCCTCGAGGCCGCGTCGCTGGACGGCGCGAGCCGCTGGACGATCCTCTACCGGGTGGTCTACCCCATCACCAAGCCCACCCTGAGCGTTCTGGTGATCTTCTTCTTCATCTGGACCTGGAACGAGTTCCTCATCCCGCTGACCTTCCTGGTCAGCAACGCCAGCCAGACCGTGCCCGTCTCCATAGCGGTGCTGCAGGGCGACCGGCTCATGGACGTCACCACCACGAGCGCCTCGGCCCTGCTGGGCCTGTTGCCCACCCTGATCTTCTTCCTCATCTTCCAACGCACCCTCACCAGGGGCATCACCGCAGGAGCAGTCAAGTAG
- a CDS encoding LacI family DNA-binding transcriptional regulator, with amino-acid sequence MANIHDVARVAGVSISTVSYALSGKRSIAASTKQRIDEAVLELDYRANAGARMLKGARTNILALSAPLHAGTHAPAHMTFVLSVVTAARKYDYDVLLLTQDEATSGLRRVVRSSLVDGIVLLDVSTADPRTDLVRELGLPATVIGIPTDTDGLTCVDLDFEQAAVLAVRRLVDLGHREIGLIGQAPLIYERGSNFPPRFRDAFLAEAARLGVTTAFTPAAEESAGVRAALDGLTASLPGMTGLVLHCNEPVQSMVLDLLAQRGISVPNDLSVVSACSSFSTDHLNPPLDVIPLPADQSCTRAIELTMAQLSGNAEPHVEFIEPTYVELGSTTAHRRH; translated from the coding sequence ATGGCCAACATTCACGACGTTGCACGCGTCGCCGGGGTGTCCATCAGCACGGTCTCCTACGCCCTGAGCGGCAAGCGCTCGATCGCGGCCTCCACCAAGCAGCGCATCGACGAGGCCGTTCTCGAGCTCGACTACCGTGCCAACGCCGGCGCGCGGATGCTCAAGGGCGCCCGCACCAACATCCTCGCGTTGAGCGCCCCGCTGCACGCCGGCACCCACGCCCCGGCGCACATGACGTTCGTGCTCTCGGTGGTCACGGCCGCCCGCAAGTACGACTACGACGTGCTGCTCCTCACCCAGGACGAGGCCACCAGCGGCCTGCGCCGCGTCGTGCGCAGCTCCCTGGTGGACGGCATCGTGCTGCTGGACGTCTCCACCGCCGACCCCCGCACCGACCTGGTGCGCGAACTCGGCCTTCCGGCCACGGTGATCGGCATCCCCACCGACACCGACGGCCTCACCTGCGTCGACCTCGACTTCGAGCAGGCCGCCGTGCTGGCCGTGCGCCGGTTGGTCGACCTCGGCCACCGGGAGATCGGCCTGATCGGCCAGGCTCCGCTGATCTACGAACGCGGCTCGAACTTCCCGCCGCGCTTCCGTGACGCCTTCCTGGCCGAGGCCGCCCGACTGGGCGTCACCACGGCCTTCACGCCCGCGGCGGAGGAATCGGCCGGGGTGCGCGCCGCGCTCGACGGCCTCACCGCGTCACTTCCCGGCATGACCGGCCTGGTGCTGCACTGCAACGAACCCGTGCAGTCCATGGTGCTCGACCTGCTCGCCCAGCGCGGCATCAGTGTGCCGAACGACCTGTCGGTCGTCTCGGCCTGCTCCAGCTTCTCCACCGACCATCTCAACCCGCCTCTCGACGTGATCCCCCTGCCCGCTGACCAGTCCTGCACTCGAGCGATCGAGCTCACGATGGCCCAGCTGAGCGGGAACGCCGAGCCGCACGTCGAGTTCATCGAACCGACGTACGTCGAGCTCGGCTCGACGACCGCCCACCGCCGCCACTAA
- the yicI gene encoding alpha-xylosidase: MKFTDGFWHTRPGVTALYAQEAYDIEQDGTALRISAPTKVIERRGDVLNRALLTVTLSSPLEGIVKVRVEQHTGTATGPGFDLVGAEADAGVIVIDQTGGTLTAGPLTARIKPGAPFALSFEADGRVLTESGHKSIGHMDLAQGAPVAAEPAGVSGVTTTGLAPASAYTHAQLSLGVGELVYGLGERFGPLTKNGQTVDIWNADGGTSSEQSYKNVPFYLTNRGYGVLVNHPEHVSFEVGTEAVERVQFSVAGPAIEYLVIYGPTPKDVLERYTRLTGRPAKVPAWSYGLWLSTSFTTQYDEATVNSFIDGMAERDLPLSVFHFDCFWMREFNWTDFEWDPRVFPDPEGMLARLHEKNLHVSAWINPYIGQRAGIFAEAKEAGYLVKKANGDVWQWDLWQAGMALVDFTNPAATRWFQDKLRGLFAQGVDAIKTDFGERIPTDVVWHDGSSPDVMHNWYTQLYNKAVFEVLQEHRGEGDAVLFARSATVGGQMQPVHWGGDNSSSFESMAETLRGGLSLAFSGFGYWSHDIGGFEGMPDAAVFKRWLAFGLLSSHSRLHGSTSYRVPWLFDDGTEEPGQSAVDVTRFFTKLKLALMPYLYRVGLEAHATGTPFMRPMQLEFPGDPAVDYLDKQYLLGDDLLVAPVFSATGDVQYYLPAGTWTNYLTDEVVTGPVWRRETHAFDSIPLWVREGAVLVTGSRDDRPDYDYTDEPLITVYPGGDGADRVVVIDNPLDGSHVSVTVSAELGQTVVTGDSAVPFRARLAGGTTVVATDRKALLR, encoded by the coding sequence ATGAAATTCACCGATGGTTTCTGGCACACCCGCCCCGGCGTCACCGCGCTCTACGCACAGGAGGCATACGACATCGAACAAGACGGCACCGCCCTGCGCATCTCGGCGCCGACGAAGGTGATCGAGCGCCGCGGCGACGTGCTCAACCGGGCCTTGCTCACCGTGACGCTGTCCTCTCCGTTGGAGGGCATCGTCAAGGTTCGGGTCGAACAGCACACCGGAACCGCGACCGGCCCGGGGTTCGATCTGGTCGGCGCCGAGGCGGATGCCGGAGTCATCGTGATCGACCAGACCGGCGGCACCCTCACGGCCGGCCCGCTGACCGCACGTATCAAGCCGGGCGCCCCGTTCGCGCTCAGCTTCGAGGCCGATGGTCGCGTCCTCACCGAGAGCGGCCACAAGTCGATCGGGCACATGGACCTGGCTCAGGGTGCGCCGGTGGCGGCGGAACCGGCCGGGGTATCCGGAGTGACCACCACGGGCCTGGCGCCGGCATCCGCCTACACGCACGCGCAGCTCTCCCTCGGCGTGGGCGAACTCGTCTACGGTCTCGGCGAGCGCTTCGGTCCGCTGACCAAGAACGGCCAGACCGTCGACATCTGGAACGCCGACGGCGGCACCTCCAGCGAGCAGTCCTACAAGAACGTGCCGTTCTACCTCACCAACCGCGGCTACGGTGTGCTCGTCAACCACCCGGAGCACGTCTCCTTCGAGGTGGGCACAGAGGCCGTGGAGCGGGTGCAGTTCTCCGTGGCCGGCCCGGCCATCGAGTACCTGGTGATCTACGGGCCGACCCCCAAGGACGTGCTCGAGCGCTACACCCGGCTCACCGGCCGCCCCGCCAAGGTGCCGGCCTGGTCGTACGGCTTGTGGCTGTCGACCTCGTTCACCACCCAGTACGACGAAGCCACCGTCAACAGCTTCATCGACGGCATGGCCGAGCGCGACCTGCCGCTCTCGGTCTTCCACTTCGACTGCTTCTGGATGCGCGAATTCAACTGGACCGACTTCGAATGGGACCCGCGGGTGTTCCCCGACCCCGAGGGTATGCTCGCCCGGCTGCACGAGAAGAACCTGCACGTGAGCGCCTGGATAAACCCGTACATCGGCCAGCGCGCCGGCATCTTCGCCGAGGCCAAGGAGGCCGGCTACCTGGTCAAGAAGGCAAATGGCGACGTCTGGCAGTGGGACCTCTGGCAGGCCGGAATGGCCCTGGTCGACTTCACCAACCCGGCGGCCACCCGCTGGTTCCAGGACAAGCTGCGCGGCCTCTTCGCCCAGGGGGTCGACGCCATCAAGACCGACTTCGGCGAACGCATCCCCACGGATGTGGTCTGGCACGACGGCTCCTCGCCGGACGTGATGCACAACTGGTACACCCAGCTCTACAACAAGGCCGTCTTCGAGGTACTCCAGGAGCACCGCGGCGAGGGTGACGCCGTGCTTTTCGCGCGGTCGGCCACCGTTGGCGGTCAGATGCAGCCCGTGCACTGGGGCGGAGACAACTCCTCGTCGTTCGAGTCGATGGCCGAGACCCTGCGCGGCGGGCTCTCGCTCGCGTTCAGCGGCTTCGGCTACTGGAGCCACGACATCGGCGGTTTCGAGGGCATGCCGGATGCCGCCGTGTTCAAACGTTGGCTCGCGTTCGGCCTGCTGTCCAGCCACTCCAGGCTGCACGGTTCCACCAGCTACCGGGTGCCGTGGCTCTTCGACGACGGCACCGAGGAACCCGGCCAGAGCGCCGTGGATGTGACCCGGTTCTTCACCAAGCTCAAGCTCGCGCTGATGCCCTACCTCTACCGGGTGGGCCTGGAGGCTCACGCCACCGGCACCCCGTTCATGCGGCCCATGCAACTCGAATTCCCCGGCGACCCCGCCGTGGACTACCTCGACAAGCAGTACCTGCTGGGCGACGACCTCCTCGTGGCGCCGGTCTTCAGCGCCACGGGCGACGTGCAGTACTACCTGCCCGCCGGCACCTGGACCAACTACCTGACCGACGAAGTGGTCACCGGCCCGGTCTGGCGCCGGGAGACCCACGCGTTCGACAGCATCCCGTTGTGGGTGCGCGAGGGCGCGGTGCTTGTCACCGGGTCCCGCGACGACCGGCCCGACTACGACTACACCGACGAGCCCCTCATCACCGTGTATCCGGGCGGCGACGGAGCGGACCGGGTCGTCGTCATCGACAACCCGCTGGACGGCAGCCACGTCTCCGTGACCGTCAGCGCCGAACTCGGCCAGACTGTCGTTACCGGCGATTCGGCGGTGCCGTTCCGCGCCCGCCTGGCCGGTGGCACTACCGTGGTCGCTACCGACCGAAAGGCACTGCTCCGATGA
- the mmsB gene encoding multiple monosaccharide ABC transporter permease gives MTTTTPASSKAPTEPPVKRRMPKLSINLRQYGIVAALAVIVILFQILTDGRLLLPGNVNNLIQQNAYVLILAIGMVIVIIAGHIDLSVGSVVAMVGAVAAISMNNWGLPWWAAVIVSLLVGALVGAWQGYWVAFVGIPAFIVTLAGMLIFRGLTLVLLTGGTISGLPPEFTAIGAGWLPSYLGELGGRDVLTLALGILTAVALIVFQLRTRATLARLDLPREPAASMWTKNGIAAIAIVWFAWLLSDYSGTPIILIVLAALILIYNFVLNRTVFGRHVYAMGGNLFAAVMSGVKTKWVNFYIFVNMGVLAGLAGVVSTARAGGAVASAGQNYELDAIAAVFIGGAAVQGGVGTVVGAVVGGLVMGVLNMGLSILSVDAAWQMTIKGLVLLLAVAFDIFNKRRAGGR, from the coding sequence ATGACCACCACCACGCCAGCGAGCAGCAAGGCGCCCACAGAACCACCCGTGAAGCGACGGATGCCCAAGCTCTCGATCAACCTTCGCCAGTACGGCATCGTCGCGGCCCTGGCCGTGATCGTCATCCTGTTCCAGATCCTCACCGACGGTCGCCTGCTGCTGCCCGGCAACGTGAACAACCTCATCCAGCAGAACGCCTACGTGCTGATCCTCGCGATCGGCATGGTCATCGTGATCATCGCCGGTCACATCGACCTCTCGGTCGGTTCCGTCGTGGCCATGGTCGGCGCCGTCGCCGCGATCAGCATGAACAACTGGGGCCTGCCCTGGTGGGCCGCGGTCATCGTGTCGCTGCTGGTCGGTGCCCTGGTCGGCGCCTGGCAGGGCTACTGGGTGGCGTTCGTGGGCATCCCGGCGTTCATCGTCACGCTGGCCGGCATGCTCATCTTCCGCGGCCTCACCCTCGTGCTGCTCACGGGCGGCACCATCAGCGGCCTGCCGCCGGAGTTCACCGCGATCGGCGCCGGCTGGCTGCCGTCGTACCTGGGCGAACTGGGCGGGCGCGACGTGCTCACCCTGGCGCTGGGCATACTCACCGCCGTGGCCCTGATCGTCTTCCAGCTGCGCACCCGGGCCACCCTGGCCCGGCTCGACCTGCCGCGCGAACCTGCCGCCTCGATGTGGACCAAGAACGGCATCGCGGCCATCGCCATCGTGTGGTTCGCCTGGCTGCTCAGCGACTACAGCGGCACCCCGATCATCCTGATCGTTCTGGCCGCGCTCATCCTGATCTACAACTTCGTGCTCAACCGCACGGTGTTCGGCCGGCACGTCTACGCCATGGGCGGCAACCTCTTCGCCGCCGTGATGAGCGGCGTGAAGACCAAGTGGGTCAACTTCTACATCTTCGTCAACATGGGCGTGCTCGCCGGCCTGGCCGGTGTGGTCTCGACCGCCCGGGCCGGCGGCGCCGTCGCCTCGGCCGGACAGAACTACGAGCTCGACGCGATCGCGGCCGTCTTCATCGGCGGCGCGGCTGTGCAGGGCGGCGTGGGCACCGTGGTCGGCGCCGTGGTCGGTGGCCTGGTGATGGGCGTGCTCAACATGGGCCTGTCCATCCTCTCGGTGGATGCCGCCTGGCAGATGACGATCAAGGGGCTGGTGCTGCTGCTGGCCGTGGCGTTTGATATCTTCAACAAGCGGCGCGCTGGGGGACGATAG
- the mmsA gene encoding multiple monosaccharide ABC transporter ATP-binding protein: MNNIVKDFNGVKALDGVSLEVTRGQVHGICGENGAGKSTLMKVLSGVYPVGSFDGTIEFEDHEVAYKSINDSEHDGIVIIHQELALSPYLSIAENIFLGNENATRGVIDWNKTNREAALLLARVGLDENPATKILELGVGKQQLVEIAKALSKRVKLLILDEPTAALNDEDSTHLLGLIDHLRTQGITCIIISHKLKEIKRIADTVTVIRDGKTIETIPMDGPDATEAHIIRAMVGRDLNNLFPPREPAIGAEVLRVENWTVHHPVDVARKVVDGASFTVNAGEIVGFAGLMGAGRTELAMSLFGHSYGTNISGTVFKDGTEIHMRTVGEAIEHGFAYATEDRKRYGLNLIGDITVNVSAAALAKLAKYGVIDRHREYKVADSYRQKMNIKAPSVGSITGKLSGGNQQKVVLSKWIFSGPDVLILDEPTRGIDVGAKYEIYGIINELAAQGKAVIVISSELPELIGICDRIYAISEGKLTGEVAKADASQETLMHYMTAGKD, translated from the coding sequence ATGAACAACATCGTGAAGGACTTCAATGGGGTGAAGGCCCTCGACGGCGTGTCCCTCGAGGTCACGAGGGGGCAGGTGCATGGCATCTGTGGGGAGAACGGCGCGGGCAAGTCCACGCTGATGAAGGTGCTCAGCGGGGTGTACCCGGTCGGGAGCTTCGACGGGACCATCGAGTTCGAGGACCACGAGGTGGCCTACAAGTCGATCAACGACAGCGAGCACGACGGCATCGTCATCATCCACCAGGAGCTGGCGCTGAGCCCGTACCTGTCGATCGCGGAGAACATCTTCCTCGGCAACGAGAACGCCACCCGCGGGGTGATCGACTGGAACAAGACCAACCGCGAGGCCGCCCTGCTGCTGGCCCGGGTGGGCCTGGACGAGAACCCGGCCACCAAGATCCTCGAGCTCGGCGTGGGCAAGCAGCAGCTCGTGGAGATCGCCAAGGCGCTCTCCAAGCGGGTCAAGCTGCTCATCCTCGACGAGCCCACTGCCGCACTGAACGACGAAGACTCCACGCATCTGCTGGGCCTGATCGATCACCTGCGCACGCAGGGCATCACCTGCATCATCATTTCCCACAAGCTCAAGGAGATCAAACGCATCGCCGACACCGTCACGGTGATCCGCGACGGCAAGACCATCGAGACCATCCCGATGGACGGCCCGGACGCGACCGAGGCGCACATCATCCGTGCCATGGTCGGCCGCGACCTCAACAACCTGTTCCCGCCGCGGGAACCCGCCATCGGCGCCGAGGTGCTGCGGGTGGAGAACTGGACCGTGCACCACCCGGTCGACGTGGCCCGCAAGGTCGTCGACGGCGCATCCTTCACCGTCAACGCCGGCGAGATCGTCGGCTTCGCCGGCCTCATGGGTGCCGGGCGCACCGAACTGGCGATGAGCCTGTTCGGCCACTCCTACGGCACCAACATCTCCGGCACCGTCTTCAAGGACGGCACGGAGATCCACATGCGCACGGTGGGGGAGGCCATCGAGCACGGCTTCGCGTACGCCACCGAGGACCGCAAGCGCTACGGCCTCAACCTCATCGGCGACATCACCGTGAACGTGTCCGCCGCGGCGCTGGCCAAGCTCGCCAAGTACGGCGTGATCGACCGGCACCGCGAGTACAAGGTCGCAGACTCGTACCGCCAGAAGATGAACATCAAGGCGCCGTCGGTCGGCTCCATCACCGGCAAGCTCTCCGGCGGCAACCAGCAGAAGGTGGTGCTGTCGAAGTGGATCTTCTCCGGCCCCGACGTGCTGATCCTCGACGAGCCCACCCGCGGCATCGACGTGGGCGCCAAGTATGAGATCTACGGCATCATCAACGAACTCGCGGCGCAGGGTAAGGCGGTCATCGTGATCTCCTCCGAGCTGCCCGAGCTGATCGGCATCTGCGATCGCATCTACGCGATCTCGGAAGGAAAACTCACCGGCGAGGTCGCCAAGGCTGACGCGTCGCAGGAAACCCTCATGCATTACATGACCGCAGGAAAGGACTGA
- a CDS encoding ROK family transcriptional regulator encodes MTYAPPTLGSRGGTSNDQLRRYNLSMVMTMLHHAGGCSRAELTRRTGLNRSTIAALVAELVELGMAFEVEPESVVGRVGRPSPQVVPNPGLAAIAVNPDIDAITVGLVGLGGEVIRRIRFDTTRVPTLAEAINAVKAIVDGMRGEIDQSYSIAGVGVAVPALVNSADGRVLVAPHLGWRDANLARDLARVLDYPVFAGNDASLGAIAESMFGAARGINDLVYLNGSASGIGGGLIIGGSPLRGTSGYAGELGHTLVNSQGVRCHCGRIGCLETEVSMGRLLAVLKLPRADQDDLDIALGVSRDPAVLAEVRRQIELLSEAISNFVNMFDPEMVVLGGFLGSLLSVGREQLTAAMIVRSMSSIGHTVAIERASLGSRLMMVGAAELAFAGLLDDPAGFVRGRSSRR; translated from the coding sequence GTGACCTACGCGCCACCCACCCTCGGCTCTCGGGGTGGCACCAGCAACGACCAGCTCCGGCGGTACAACCTGTCGATGGTCATGACGATGCTGCACCACGCCGGCGGATGCTCCCGCGCCGAGCTGACCCGCCGCACGGGCCTGAACCGCTCCACGATCGCGGCCCTCGTGGCCGAGCTCGTGGAGCTGGGCATGGCGTTCGAGGTCGAGCCGGAGAGCGTGGTGGGCCGGGTGGGCCGGCCGAGTCCGCAGGTGGTGCCGAACCCGGGGCTGGCCGCGATCGCGGTCAACCCCGACATCGACGCCATCACGGTGGGGCTGGTGGGGCTCGGCGGCGAGGTGATCCGGCGCATCAGGTTCGACACCACCCGGGTGCCCACCCTGGCCGAGGCCATCAACGCGGTCAAGGCCATCGTGGACGGCATGCGCGGCGAGATCGACCAGAGCTACAGCATCGCTGGGGTGGGCGTGGCCGTGCCTGCTCTGGTCAACTCGGCCGACGGCCGGGTGCTCGTCGCCCCGCACCTGGGGTGGCGCGATGCCAACCTGGCCCGCGACCTGGCCCGGGTGCTGGATTACCCGGTCTTCGCCGGCAACGACGCGAGCCTCGGAGCAATCGCCGAAAGCATGTTCGGCGCGGCCCGCGGCATCAACGACCTCGTCTACCTCAACGGCAGCGCCAGCGGCATCGGCGGCGGCCTCATCATCGGCGGCTCGCCGCTGCGCGGTACGAGCGGCTACGCGGGGGAGCTCGGCCACACCCTGGTGAACAGCCAGGGGGTGCGGTGCCATTGCGGCCGCATCGGCTGCCTGGAGACCGAGGTGAGCATGGGCCGGTTGCTTGCCGTGCTCAAGCTGCCCCGCGCCGACCAGGACGACCTCGACATCGCTCTCGGCGTCTCTCGCGACCCGGCCGTGCTGGCCGAGGTGCGACGGCAGATCGAGCTGTTGTCTGAGGCAATCTCCAACTTCGTGAACATGTTCGACCCCGAGATGGTCGTGCTCGGCGGGTTCCTCGGCTCCCTGCTCTCGGTGGGCCGCGAGCAGCTCACGGCGGCCATGATCGTGCGCTCGATGAGCAGCATCGGCCATACCGTCGCCATCGAGCGTGCCAGCCTGGGCTCGCGACTGATGATGGTGGGCGCGGCCGAACTGGCTTTCGCCGGCCTGCTCGACGACCCCGCCGGCTTCGTCCGCGGCCGTTCCAGCCGCCGCTGA
- a CDS encoding ABC transporter substrate-binding protein: MKKTKRSLAGIAVLGVSALLLSGCSAGGSSEGDGNTLKLWHFESDTSAMGIAWDEAIKVFEEETGATVEFEEKSFEQIRSTASQVLNSDQAPDILEYNKGNATAGLLASQGLLTDLDDAYAEYGWDDALAPSLQTTARYDEDGIMGSGAFYGVPNYGEFVEMYYNKDMFAAAGLEVPTTVAELESVMKAFTDQGITPLAESAAEYPLGQLWYQLALTKADRSFVDDYQLYTGDVDWSGPELSYATETIKDWTDAGYISTDASGFKAEDAGTAFINGTYPIFFSGSWWHNRFTTEATGFDWGTFLFPEADMSPGSAGNMWVIPEKAKNKDLATQFIDITMRPEIQALIGNNGGIPVAANTADITDPKSQELIGNFNALTEKDGIAFYPDWPTATFYDQLNAGLQELINGTKSPADVNEQLGGQYQSGVDDIVG, from the coding sequence GTGAAGAAAACCAAGAGAAGCCTCGCCGGCATTGCCGTGCTGGGCGTCAGCGCCCTCCTCCTCTCCGGCTGCTCGGCCGGCGGATCCAGCGAAGGCGACGGCAATACCCTCAAGCTCTGGCACTTCGAGAGCGACACCAGCGCCATGGGCATCGCCTGGGACGAAGCCATCAAGGTCTTCGAGGAAGAGACCGGCGCCACGGTCGAGTTCGAGGAGAAGAGCTTCGAACAGATCCGCTCCACGGCCAGCCAGGTGCTCAACTCCGACCAGGCCCCCGACATCCTCGAGTACAACAAGGGCAACGCCACCGCCGGCCTGCTCGCGAGCCAGGGCCTGCTGACCGACCTCGACGACGCCTATGCCGAATACGGCTGGGACGACGCTCTCGCCCCGTCGCTGCAGACCACCGCCCGGTACGACGAAGACGGCATCATGGGCTCCGGCGCGTTCTATGGGGTGCCCAACTACGGCGAGTTCGTGGAGATGTACTACAACAAGGACATGTTCGCGGCCGCCGGCCTCGAGGTGCCCACCACGGTGGCCGAGCTCGAGAGCGTCATGAAGGCCTTCACCGACCAGGGCATCACCCCGCTGGCCGAGTCGGCCGCGGAGTACCCGCTCGGCCAGCTCTGGTACCAGCTCGCGCTGACCAAGGCCGACCGCAGCTTCGTCGACGACTACCAGCTCTACACCGGCGACGTCGACTGGAGCGGCCCAGAGCTGAGCTACGCGACCGAGACCATCAAGGACTGGACCGACGCCGGCTACATCTCCACCGACGCCAGCGGCTTCAAGGCAGAGGATGCCGGCACCGCGTTCATCAACGGCACCTACCCGATCTTCTTCTCGGGTTCGTGGTGGCACAACCGCTTCACCACCGAGGCCACCGGCTTCGACTGGGGCACGTTCCTCTTCCCCGAGGCTGACATGTCGCCCGGCTCCGCCGGCAACATGTGGGTCATCCCCGAGAAGGCCAAGAACAAGGACCTCGCCACCCAGTTCATCGACATCACGATGCGCCCCGAGATCCAGGCCCTGATCGGCAACAACGGCGGCATCCCCGTCGCGGCGAACACCGCCGACATCACCGACCCGAAGAGCCAGGAACTGATCGGCAACTTCAACGCGCTGACCGAGAAGGACGGCATCGCGTTCTACCCCGACTGGCCCACCGCCACCTTCTACGACCAGCTGAACGCGGGCCTGCAGGAGCTCATCAACGGCACCAAGTCGCCCGCTGACGTCAACGAACAGCTCGGCGGCCAGTACCAGTCCGGCGTCGACGACATCGTCGGCTAA